Proteins encoded within one genomic window of Planctomycetia bacterium:
- a CDS encoding PD40 domain-containing protein, with amino-acid sequence MRSLSLALAGITFLVTLSNACSQPPADWKSSETAFLKNIEQLTFDYVRAGESYFSPDMKHIIFQAEERGANPFYQMFVMDLATKKAWRVSNGIGRTTCGFFNPLHPDMIIFASGHITKTFEKEAKEEQTMRAEDQRMGRRRRYQWDFDPNIKIYSSDIHGGKLKLLTDAPEYNAEGSYSSDGKQIVFCSKRDGHLNLYIMNADGSNVRQLTKTKDCYNGGPFFSPDGKRVIFRADREKKDALQLYVINADGTGERQLTNNDGVNWCPYWHPNGTHIIYSGADHSNPSVRPNYDLYVMNVDTKAVKRVTFAPGADVLPVFSPDGKKLMWTSTRDGRMPGSQIFTADFSMELP; translated from the coding sequence ATGCGATCGCTATCTCTCGCCTTAGCGGGCATAACTTTCTTAGTAACGCTCTCAAACGCCTGCAGCCAGCCACCTGCCGATTGGAAGTCATCTGAAACTGCCTTTCTCAAGAATATCGAACAGCTCACTTTCGATTATGTACGTGCCGGGGAATCGTATTTCTCCCCCGACATGAAGCACATCATCTTCCAGGCCGAAGAGCGTGGTGCCAATCCTTTCTACCAGATGTTCGTCATGGATCTGGCTACCAAAAAAGCCTGGCGAGTCAGCAACGGTATTGGCCGAACCACCTGTGGCTTCTTTAATCCTCTGCATCCCGACATGATTATCTTTGCCAGTGGCCACATCACCAAGACTTTCGAAAAGGAAGCCAAGGAAGAACAGACCATGCGTGCTGAAGACCAGCGCATGGGCCGTCGCCGTCGTTATCAGTGGGATTTCGATCCGAACATCAAAATCTACTCGTCAGATATTCATGGCGGAAAACTCAAACTCCTCACCGATGCTCCCGAATACAACGCAGAAGGCAGCTACTCCAGCGATGGTAAGCAGATCGTTTTCTGCTCCAAGCGCGATGGGCATTTGAATCTTTACATCATGAATGCTGATGGCTCCAATGTCCGCCAACTCACCAAAACCAAAGATTGCTATAACGGCGGCCCGTTCTTTTCACCCGATGGCAAACGAGTCATTTTCCGTGCTGATCGCGAAAAGAAAGATGCCTTGCAGCTCTACGTCATCAATGCCGATGGCACCGGCGAGCGACAACTCACCAATAACGATGGCGTGAACTGGTGCCCTTACTGGCATCCCAATGGTACGCACATTATTTACTCTGGTGCTGACCATTCCAATCCTTCCGTCCGACCCAACTACGATCTCTACGTCATGAATGTGGACACCAAGGCAGTAAAGCGTGTCACCTTTGCTCCTGGCGCTGATGTCCTTCCTGTCTTCAGCCCCGATGGCAAGAAGCTCATGTGGACTTCCACTCGCGATGGCCGCATGCCCGGCTCACAAATCTTCACTGCTGATTTCTCCATGGAGCTGCCTTAA
- a CDS encoding GNAT family N-acetyltransferase, whose product MIRAAQEHEIALVRTLFLEYAQSLGFSLCFQGFQLELDELPGRYGPPRGQLLLAFNGDDAMGVVALRTLDENTAEMKRLYVRPEYRGRKLGRHLAQAIIDEARQLGFQSIKLDTVPTMVEARKMYESMGFAEIAPYYDNQGKSICMELPLTSDLDQR is encoded by the coding sequence ATGATACGTGCGGCACAAGAACATGAGATAGCTCTGGTGCGTACGCTCTTTCTGGAATACGCACAGAGCCTGGGGTTCAGTTTGTGTTTTCAGGGCTTTCAATTGGAACTGGATGAACTTCCCGGCCGCTATGGGCCGCCTCGTGGTCAGTTACTGTTGGCCTTCAATGGCGATGATGCGATGGGAGTAGTAGCTCTCCGTACTCTGGATGAAAACACAGCTGAGATGAAAAGACTCTACGTACGGCCTGAGTATCGTGGTCGAAAACTGGGGAGACATTTGGCACAGGCTATTATCGACGAGGCCAGGCAACTGGGGTTTCAGTCCATCAAGCTGGATACCGTTCCGACGATGGTGGAAGCCAGGAAGATGTATGAATCCATGGGGTTTGCAGAGATTGCACCCTACTACGACAATCAAGGCAAATCCATCTGCATGGAACTACCCCTCACCTCTGATCTGGATCAGAGGTGA